TGCGGATATTTTTTATCAGTGTCAATTTGTGCTAATAACGGGAGAGAGAACGCCGCGGTTTTTCCGCTACCGGTTTGCGCCATACCTAGTACGTCGCGCCCGTTTAATAAATGTGGAATACAAGCCTGTTGAATTGGTGATGGGGTCACAAAGCCCATTTCGGAAACAGCAGTAAGAATAAATTCAGGCAAGCCTAAATCATGGAAAGTAGTTTGAATTTCAGTCATTAAAAAATACTCGAATGTAAAAAAGGAAAGTTCAATAAGGCTCCTTTCAGATAATTATAAATTGTTGCTTACAAGGATAATCCCTAATTCGTTTCACAACACCTGAGACAAAAAACCGGAAAGATTAAATGTCTTATTCTGCTTGATTGCGTTTCAATTGATTCAATTCAAGCAATGCAAAACGATACTCAACAAAGTTATACACCTGATTTGCTATGGCAAGTTTAAATAGCGTTTCCGCCTCGTCAACTTGACCCATATTGAGTTTTTGTTTTGCCAGATAGAAGTAAGTTTCAGTCAAAATCTCCGCGTGTTGCGGTGATGTCGAATCAACAAAACGCTGTGCTTTCTTTTGTAATTCTTCGACTGTTAATTTACCTAAATAATATTGGACAATATTTGTGCCCCAGTAGTCTGCGGAAAGTTCTGTTGCACGTGTTGCTAGATTTTGTTGCGCTTCATTTGGTTTCAATCTCAGCTCATTTAAATATAGCCATAAGACACGATAAGGATCAGATTTATCTGCTTGATAAAACTTCAGAAAATCCTCTTCCGCTAGATTATAACGTCCCACATAATAGAAATCCAAACCTCGGTTGAGGTAAGTATATTCATAGTTGGGATCCAATTCCAACACCGCATTGAATGCATCCAATGCACTATCATAGTCCTCATCTAATAGCAGATAAAGTCCAAGATAATTATACACTGCCGCCATTTTAGGTTGGAGTGCGAGTGCTTGAGTAAAATCATAGCGAGCTAATCCCCATAAACCGAGGCTGTCATATAAAACACCGCGTTCGAAATGCAGTGCCGCCCGCTCATTATTACTCATCTGCCCCACGAGCAATACTTGGCTTATACGAACAATCATGACTTCTTGTTCAAAGTGAATATTTGGATTTTGTTCTGCCAATACAAGCTTATTTCTGGTTCCTAAGCTTGAGCTAGTACTAATACAACCGCTCAAAAATAGAACAATCCAAAAACTCGGCAAGAATTGAATGAATTTTAACAACTGGGGAAGTTGTAACATCACGGATAAGCCTTATAGCACAGATATTGCTTTGTTTTTCATAGTATTACGACAACACTATCGTACTATGATATGAAATTATCACCGAATGATACCGAACTAAGTGCCCGGCATCATTCAGTTAAACTTTAAATTTCTTCTTGTTCCACGTTAGAGGCGACAGGTGGTTGTGCTTCCATTGTTTTAGCAACAAGATCTTTCATGGTTAAACGAATACGTCCTTGACGATCAATTTCGACAACTTTTACTGTCACTTCTTGACCGACACTTAAGTAATCGCTTACTTTCTCAACACGTTCTTCTGCAATTTGAGAAATATGCACTAAGCCTTCTTTGTTGCCGACTAACGTTACGAAGGCGCCGAAATCTGCTAAACGAGACACTTTACCCTTATAAGTCGCGCCAGCTTCAACTTCAGCAGTAATGTCTTCGATACGTGCCATGACTTCTTTAACCGCACTGTTGTCAACTGCCGCAATTTTAACCGTACCGTCATCATCAATATCAATAGAAGTCCCGGTTTCTTCGGTTAATGCGCGAATTACCGCGCCACCTTTACCGATCACATCTTTGATTTTCTTCGGATCAATTTTCATGGTATGGATACGCGGTGCAAATTCAGAAATACTTTCACGTGGCGCAGAAATCGCTTGCTCCATTACGCCTAAAATATGCATACGTGCGCTTTTCGCTTGATTTAACGCAATTTGCATAATTTCGGCAGTAATGCCTTCGATTTTAATATCCATTTGTAACGCAGTGACCCCTTCGCGTGTACCGGCGACTTTGAAGTCCATATCGCCAAGGTGGTCTTCGTCACCTAAAATATCAGAAAGTACCACGAATTTGTCTTCTTCTTTCACCAAGCCCATCGCAATACCTGCAACAGCGGCTTTAATCGGTACACCCGCATCCATTAACGCAAGGGAAGCGCCACATACGGATGCCATGGAAGAAGAACCGTTAGATTCTGTGATTTCAGACACGACACGAACCACATACGGGAATTCGGTAAGTGTTGGCATTACTGCTGCCACACCGCGTTTTGCTAGACGACCGTGACCGATTTCACGACGTTTTGGCGAACCAATCATTCCCGTTTCCCCGACAGAATATGGAGGGAAGTTATAGTGGAATAAGAAATGATCGGTTTTTTCGCCAGTCAATTCATCAATAATTTGCGCATCACGTTCAGTCCCTAACGTAGCGACTGCCAAAGCTTGTGTTTCACCGCGAGTGAAAATGGCAGAACCATGAGTACGCGGTAACACGCCGGTACAAATATCTAATGCACGAACAGTATCTACTGTACGACCATCAATACGCGGTTCACCATTTAAAATACGACCGCGCACGATTTGACTTTCAAGTGCGGTGAAAATATCAACAATTTTTCCTTCGCTGATTTCTTCGCCTTCCGCTGCTTCTGCGGTGATTTGTGCAATCACATCCGCTTTGATGCTATCAATTTGCTCATAGCGCGCTTGTTTTTCTGTAATACGGTAAGCATCACCCAAACGTGCTTCAGCAATGGCTTTTACTTTATCGATTAACGCAGTATTTGGTTGTGGAGCAACCCAATCCCAACGCGGTTTTCCGGCTTCGGCGGCAAATTCTTTGATTGCTTCTACAACCACTTGTTGTTGCTGATGACCGAAGACCACAGCGGCTAACATTTGTTCTTCAGTTAAAATATCCGCTTCGGATTCGACCATTAATACTGCTTTATCGGTACCCGCAACCACTAAATCCAAACGACTTTGTTTTTGTTCGTTAATGGTTGGGTTTAACACGAATTGATCGTTGATAAAACCGACACGTGCTGCTCCGATTGGACCGTTGAATGGAACGCCGGAAAGGGAAAGTGCAGCGGAAGCCCCGATCATTGCAACTAAATCTGGGCTGATTTGAGGGTTAACGGACACCACAGTAGCAACCACTTGAATCTCGTTAAAGAAACCTTCTGGGAATAACGGACGAATTGGGCGGTCGATTAAACGTGCGATTAAAGTTTCGCCTTCAGATGGGCGTCCTTCACGTTTAAAAAATCCACCTGGAATACGACCTGCTGCGTAAGTACGTTCTTGATAATTAACGGTTAATGGAAAGAAGTCTTGCCCTTCTTTCACCTCTTTTTTTGCCACAACGCTGACAAATACTGTCGTATCGTCCATGCTCGCCATTACCGCGGCGGTGGCTTGACGTGCAATTGCACCGGTTTCTAATGTTACGGTATGTTGACCGTATTTAAACTGTTTAACAATTGGATTCACAATGTTTTTCCTTTTTATCAAATAAAACTATCGGCGAGATTATCGCCTTAACTTGTGCATTTTCCTAATTGCGACTAGCGAAAATAATCTCCTAACTTACCACTTTTAGGAATTATAAGTCGGTCGTTATAAAATTATTTTTGATAGCCGCACGCCAACAGGAAAAAACAAGCCACAGCATTATACAGGTCTTTTGGGTTTATGGGTAATATTTTGTGCGCTTTTACTAAATGTTTATATTTTGTTTAAAAATTATTTTTTAAATTATTTAAAAAATGAATTAAAAATACACATTTTATTTAAGTATTTTTGCTGCAAAAACTTAAAACTATGTTTAAGAAGAAACGATGTTACAATAATTAATAAAAAATAAATAAAGGTATCATTGTTAACTTATCAAAAAATATCTTTTCACTAAAAATATCTTTATCTGTAACAACTGCTTAATATAATTAAGACTCATTGTATCTAATGATAAGGAAATGAATAAAAATGAATGCTCTCCTTCAAAAATTCAATCAATTTGTAGATCATCCCGATCTTGCCAAACTTGTTCTTCGAGTGTTTTTTGGTGGTATGTTCTTGTTATACGGTATTGCCAATGCGACAAATGAGAGAAGTTTTGGATTTATTGTTTCTCTAATGGAAAAAGCAAGCTTTCCTGGTTTTTTTGCTTATGGGGTCTATTTAGGTCAAATTCTGGCGCCAATTCTCATCATTATCGGTTTATTTACTCGTATCTCTGCCTTTGTTGCATTGATGACTTGTGTGATGATTATTGGTTTAGCTCACGCTCACGAAATTTTCAGTTTAAATAAATTTGGTGGTTGGGCAATTGAATCTCCCGCAGATTTCTTATTTGCTTACTTAGCGATTATGTTATGGGGTTCCGGAAAATACGCGGTCAAAGCGGATTAGATTAAATTCTTTTCAAAAGTTGCTCTAGCAACAAAGAGCGGTCTGAAAATAAAATATTTTTGACCGCTCTTTTATTTAAACCAATAATGCTTCAATTAGGGCATCTTTATAAGATAAAACGACTTAAATCTTCGTTTTCCACTACATCGCCTAATGCATCCACAACAAAGGCTTCATCAATGTTAACCGTTTGTCCACTCATATCGCTGGCGTTAAATGAAATTTTATCCATCAAACGCTCCATTACTGTATGTAAACGTCTGGCACCGATATTCTCTGTTTTTTCATTAACACGGAAAGCCGCTTCGGCAATTTTTTTGATTGCTTCTTGAGTAAAGGTAATGTTTACACCTTCGGTTGCCATTAATGCCTTGTATTGTTCTGTTAATGAAGCATTCGGCTCGGTGAGGATACGCTCAAAATCATGTGCAGTTAACGCAGATAATTCCACGCGAATGGGTAAACGACCTTGCAATTCTGGAATAAGATCCGACGGACGAGCAACTTGGAAGGCACCGGAAGCAATAAACAGAATATGATCGGTTTTGACCATTCCGTGTTTGGTATTGACAGTGGAACCTT
This sequence is a window from [Pasteurella] mairii. Protein-coding genes within it:
- the nlpI gene encoding lipoprotein NlpI — translated: MLQLPQLLKFIQFLPSFWIVLFLSGCISTSSSLGTRNKLVLAEQNPNIHFEQEVMIVRISQVLLVGQMSNNERAALHFERGVLYDSLGLWGLARYDFTQALALQPKMAAVYNYLGLYLLLDEDYDSALDAFNAVLELDPNYEYTYLNRGLDFYYVGRYNLAEEDFLKFYQADKSDPYRVLWLYLNELRLKPNEAQQNLATRATELSADYWGTNIVQYYLGKLTVEELQKKAQRFVDSTSPQHAEILTETYFYLAKQKLNMGQVDEAETLFKLAIANQVYNFVEYRFALLELNQLKRNQAE
- the pnp gene encoding polyribonucleotide nucleotidyltransferase, whose product is MNPIVKQFKYGQHTVTLETGAIARQATAAVMASMDDTTVFVSVVAKKEVKEGQDFFPLTVNYQERTYAAGRIPGGFFKREGRPSEGETLIARLIDRPIRPLFPEGFFNEIQVVATVVSVNPQISPDLVAMIGASAALSLSGVPFNGPIGAARVGFINDQFVLNPTINEQKQSRLDLVVAGTDKAVLMVESEADILTEEQMLAAVVFGHQQQQVVVEAIKEFAAEAGKPRWDWVAPQPNTALIDKVKAIAEARLGDAYRITEKQARYEQIDSIKADVIAQITAEAAEGEEISEGKIVDIFTALESQIVRGRILNGEPRIDGRTVDTVRALDICTGVLPRTHGSAIFTRGETQALAVATLGTERDAQIIDELTGEKTDHFLFHYNFPPYSVGETGMIGSPKRREIGHGRLAKRGVAAVMPTLTEFPYVVRVVSEITESNGSSSMASVCGASLALMDAGVPIKAAVAGIAMGLVKEEDKFVVLSDILGDEDHLGDMDFKVAGTREGVTALQMDIKIEGITAEIMQIALNQAKSARMHILGVMEQAISAPRESISEFAPRIHTMKIDPKKIKDVIGKGGAVIRALTEETGTSIDIDDDGTVKIAAVDNSAVKEVMARIEDITAEVEAGATYKGKVSRLADFGAFVTLVGNKEGLVHISQIAEERVEKVSDYLSVGQEVTVKVVEIDRQGRIRLTMKDLVAKTMEAQPPVASNVEQEEI
- a CDS encoding DoxX; this encodes MNALLQKFNQFVDHPDLAKLVLRVFFGGMFLLYGIANATNERSFGFIVSLMEKASFPGFFAYGVYLGQILAPILIIIGLFTRISAFVALMTCVMIIGLAHAHEIFSLNKFGGWAIESPADFLFAYLAIMLWGSGKYAVKAD